Proteins encoded together in one Halothermothrix orenii H 168 window:
- a CDS encoding asparaginase has translation MPTKIAEVYRGKLVESIHRGDIVVVTTDERITYYSGSRDKVTYWRSAAKPIQALPVIFSGAAEKYGLTPEEIAIMAASHSGENLHVETVKGILNKIGLDESALKCGVHPPVHKETARNIWMKGGKVSPLHNNCSGKHAGLLTLCQFYGWSIDDYLNQDHPLQRLLLEVISDITGVPESDIELGVDGCGVVVFGLPLKNMAYAYARLANPEYLPSKYRKAARHIVESMTSYPEMVGGSERFNTDLLTVAGDKLVAKSGAEGVFCIGVFGGPGVAVKIEDGNSRGIPPVVINLLKQLNLLTPEEIAKMRKYHKPAVKNNRKEKVGFIKPVFTLNKA, from the coding sequence TTGCCTACCAAAATTGCAGAGGTATACCGGGGTAAACTTGTTGAAAGTATCCATCGGGGTGACATTGTAGTTGTGACTACGGATGAAAGAATTACTTATTACAGTGGAAGTAGAGATAAGGTCACTTACTGGCGGTCAGCTGCGAAACCAATTCAGGCCCTGCCTGTTATTTTTTCGGGGGCTGCAGAAAAATACGGGTTAACCCCTGAAGAGATAGCCATTATGGCAGCTTCCCATAGTGGTGAAAATTTACATGTAGAGACGGTTAAAGGTATTCTTAATAAAATTGGACTCGATGAATCAGCTTTAAAGTGTGGGGTACATCCCCCTGTTCATAAAGAAACTGCCAGAAATATATGGATGAAAGGCGGGAAAGTTAGTCCTCTCCATAATAATTGTTCTGGAAAACATGCCGGGTTATTAACCCTCTGTCAGTTTTATGGCTGGAGTATAGATGATTATCTGAACCAGGATCATCCCCTGCAGCGTTTGTTGCTGGAAGTGATATCAGATATAACCGGTGTGCCGGAATCGGACATAGAGCTAGGTGTGGATGGGTGTGGTGTTGTAGTTTTTGGTTTGCCCCTCAAAAATATGGCATATGCCTATGCTCGCCTTGCTAACCCTGAGTATCTTCCTTCAAAGTACCGCAAAGCTGCCAGGCATATAGTAGAGAGTATGACCTCTTATCCTGAAATGGTCGGGGGGAGTGAGAGGTTTAACACTGATTTATTAACAGTGGCCGGTGATAAGCTGGTGGCTAAGTCAGGAGCTGAGGGTGTATTCTGTATAGGTGTATTTGGGGGGCCTGGTGTTGCGGTAAAAATAGAAGATGGTAATAGCAGGGGTATTCCACCGGTTGTAATTAATTTATTGAAGCAGTTAAATTTACTTACCCCGGAAGAGATAGCTAAAATGAGAAAATACCATAAACCAGCTGTTAAGAATAACAGGAAAGAAAAAGTAGGTTTTATAAAACCTGTATTCACCCTTAATAAAGCATAA
- the nuoF gene encoding NADH-quinone oxidoreductase subunit NuoF, whose amino-acid sequence MIKSKTDLEEAIKKAKDKLQEEGLRILVCAGTGCVAGGSLEIFDELKKKVENLSLPVKVGLLEEKESNVTVKTSGCHGFCEKGPLVKIEPLGILFTKVSQDDVDEIINDTIKAGKLVDKLIYKSPDGEAYSNEKEIPFYANQNRIALSNCGNIDPEDLDDYLAHGGYKALSKALLEMSPEEVCKEVTESGLRGRGGGGFPTGKKWEFAYREKADQKYVIVNGDEGDPGAFMDRSIMEGDPHRVIEGITIAGYATGATKGYIYVRAEYPLAVKRLRKAINDAYDQGLLGEDILGSGFDFDLMIKEGAGAFVCGEETALMASIEGKRGMPNPKPPFPAQSGLWGKPTTINNVETLANVPQIILKGADWFTSLGTENSPGTKTFAITGDVANTGLIEVPMGMTLRELVYDIGGGIKNNNKFKAVQIGGPSGGCLTEEHLDMPMDFDSLQEVGAMIGSGGLVVMDENTCMVEVARFFMEFTQNESCGKCVLCREGTKQMLKILERIVEGKGTMEDLDLLEELALAVKDGSLCGLGKTAPNPVLTTLKYFRDEYEAHVKDKKCPAGVCEALKSYKINPDLCKGCSLCARKCPVDAISGKVKEPFVIDQDKCIKCGACYEACKFNAVEVG is encoded by the coding sequence ATGATCAAGAGTAAGACTGATTTAGAAGAGGCAATTAAAAAAGCTAAAGATAAGCTGCAGGAAGAAGGGTTAAGGATTCTTGTCTGTGCCGGAACCGGATGTGTGGCCGGAGGTTCCCTTGAAATCTTTGATGAACTCAAAAAGAAAGTGGAGAATTTAAGTTTACCGGTTAAAGTAGGATTGCTTGAAGAAAAGGAGAGCAATGTTACAGTAAAAACCAGTGGATGTCATGGATTTTGTGAAAAAGGTCCACTGGTAAAAATTGAACCCCTTGGTATTTTATTTACTAAAGTAAGCCAGGATGATGTTGATGAGATCATTAATGATACTATTAAAGCCGGGAAATTAGTAGATAAATTAATTTATAAAAGCCCTGATGGTGAGGCTTATTCTAATGAAAAAGAAATACCATTTTATGCAAACCAGAACCGGATTGCTTTAAGTAACTGTGGTAATATAGATCCGGAAGACCTTGATGATTATCTGGCCCATGGTGGGTATAAGGCTCTGAGTAAGGCCTTACTGGAAATGAGTCCAGAAGAAGTATGTAAAGAAGTTACCGAGTCGGGCCTCCGTGGCCGTGGTGGAGGTGGCTTTCCTACCGGCAAGAAGTGGGAGTTTGCTTATCGGGAAAAGGCTGATCAGAAGTATGTAATTGTAAATGGTGACGAAGGTGACCCCGGAGCCTTTATGGACAGAAGTATTATGGAAGGTGATCCTCACCGGGTTATTGAAGGTATTACTATTGCTGGTTATGCCACTGGAGCCACCAAAGGTTATATTTATGTCAGGGCTGAATACCCTCTGGCTGTTAAACGTTTGAGAAAAGCCATTAATGATGCTTATGATCAAGGTTTACTCGGTGAAGATATCCTGGGAAGTGGCTTCGACTTTGATCTTATGATAAAAGAAGGGGCCGGGGCTTTTGTCTGTGGTGAAGAGACTGCCCTGATGGCTTCTATTGAAGGTAAGAGGGGTATGCCCAATCCGAAACCACCGTTCCCTGCCCAGTCAGGGTTATGGGGTAAACCTACAACCATCAATAATGTGGAAACCCTGGCCAATGTTCCCCAGATTATTCTTAAAGGTGCTGACTGGTTTACCAGCCTGGGTACTGAAAATAGTCCGGGAACCAAAACCTTTGCTATTACCGGTGATGTTGCCAATACCGGCTTGATTGAAGTACCCATGGGTATGACCCTGAGGGAACTGGTCTATGATATCGGTGGAGGTATTAAGAATAATAATAAGTTTAAAGCAGTTCAGATCGGTGGTCCTTCCGGAGGGTGTCTGACTGAAGAGCACCTGGATATGCCCATGGATTTTGACTCCCTGCAGGAAGTAGGCGCCATGATTGGATCCGGTGGTCTTGTTGTCATGGATGAAAATACCTGTATGGTAGAAGTGGCCCGTTTCTTTATGGAGTTTACCCAGAACGAATCCTGTGGAAAATGTGTTCTCTGTCGTGAAGGGACTAAACAGATGTTAAAGATATTGGAGAGAATTGTTGAAGGTAAAGGTACCATGGAAGACCTGGATTTACTGGAAGAACTGGCTTTAGCTGTTAAAGACGGGTCCCTCTGCGGGCTTGGTAAAACTGCTCCGAACCCGGTTTTAACAACCCTGAAATACTTCCGGGATGAATATGAAGCCCATGTTAAGGACAAGAAATGTCCGGCCGGTGTCTGTGAGGCCCTGAAATCCTATAAGATTAATCCTGACTTATGTAAGGGTTGTAGTCTATGTGCCCGTAAGTGTCCTGTTGATGCAATCAGTGGTAAGGTTAAAGAGCCCTTTGTAATTGATCAGGATAAATGTATTAAGTGTGGTGCCTGTTATGAGGCCTGTAAATTTAACGCTGTGGAGGTGGGATAA
- a CDS encoding CopG family ribbon-helix-helix protein produces the protein MGNLKRVMVSLPTSLLKEVDGFVQKGSGNRSEFIREAMKLYLHEKKRQEIREQMRTGYMEMSDINRELADEGITYDALTINFYEKSLAECE, from the coding sequence TTGGGTAATTTGAAGCGGGTAATGGTCAGTTTACCAACCAGCCTATTAAAAGAAGTAGATGGATTTGTTCAAAAAGGCAGTGGTAACCGCAGTGAGTTTATCCGGGAAGCTATGAAACTTTACCTCCATGAGAAAAAGCGTCAGGAAATCCGGGAGCAAATGAGAACTGGATATATGGAGATGAGTGATATTAACCGGGAACTGGCTGATGAGGGGATTACTTACGATGCCCTTACCATCAATTTTTATGAAAAAAGTCTAGCGGAGTGTGAATAA
- a CDS encoding PP2C family protein-serine/threonine phosphatase, with protein sequence MMVEKGIRQLKKFNEELCGDKVEVYHDDRRFLMALSDGLGSGVKANILATLTSKIIITMVKEGMGLSDVIDTIGKTLPICQVRNISYATFTIVEIDKINSIATLIEFDNPGALIFRDNRLIEIEGVKEEFKNHKVKKSIFKLQYGDILVLFSDGVIHAGIGAKLKLGWPRKEVARYIHKIIRRREGISMEELADWLAEACNNFYDNKPGDDTTIAAIRVRPSQSVTILVGPPKDRSKDKEVTELLMKEEGKKIVCGGTTSKLVARELGKNIKVELDEKSKNMSKVGQIPPGGTIEGIDLVTEGVLTLQRVYSVLSGEEKLPKGNYGINKTLYTFVETLRESDVITFLVGRAINPAYQNPDLPLATGVKEHLINKIASILQRQGKRVNIKYF encoded by the coding sequence ATGATGGTTGAAAAGGGAATTCGCCAGCTTAAAAAGTTTAATGAAGAGCTCTGTGGTGATAAGGTAGAAGTTTATCACGATGACCGGCGGTTTCTGATGGCCCTGTCAGATGGCCTGGGGAGTGGAGTTAAAGCCAATATTCTGGCTACCCTGACCAGTAAAATAATTATAACCATGGTTAAGGAGGGAATGGGTTTATCAGATGTAATTGATACAATCGGTAAAACCCTTCCCATCTGCCAGGTAAGGAATATAAGTTATGCGACTTTTACTATTGTAGAAATAGATAAAATAAATTCCATAGCAACCCTTATTGAATTTGATAACCCCGGAGCCCTGATTTTCAGGGATAACAGGTTAATAGAGATTGAAGGTGTAAAAGAAGAGTTCAAAAATCATAAGGTTAAAAAGAGTATCTTTAAACTACAATATGGTGATATCCTTGTTCTTTTCAGTGACGGCGTAATTCATGCCGGGATTGGAGCCAAACTTAAACTTGGATGGCCCCGTAAAGAGGTAGCCAGATATATTCATAAGATTATAAGAAGGCGGGAGGGGATAAGTATGGAAGAACTGGCGGACTGGCTGGCAGAAGCCTGTAATAATTTTTATGATAACAAACCAGGAGATGACACTACCATTGCTGCTATAAGAGTCAGACCTTCTCAGAGTGTAACCATCCTGGTTGGGCCGCCAAAAGACAGAAGTAAGGACAAAGAAGTAACCGAGCTGTTAATGAAAGAAGAAGGTAAGAAGATTGTCTGTGGGGGAACCACCAGCAAACTGGTGGCCCGGGAACTGGGTAAAAATATTAAGGTTGAATTAGACGAAAAAAGTAAAAATATGTCTAAAGTGGGTCAAATTCCACCCGGTGGGACAATAGAGGGCATAGACCTGGTTACTGAAGGAGTGTTAACTCTCCAGAGGGTCTATAGCGTCCTGTCAGGTGAGGAAAAATTACCAAAAGGTAATTATGGTATTAATAAAACTCTCTATACTTTTGTTGAAACTTTGCGGGAATCAGATGTAATTACTTTTCTGGTGGGCAGAGCTATAAATCCTGCTTACCAGAATCCGGACTTACCACTGGCAACAGGTGTAAAAGAACATCTAATAAATAAAATTGCCTCTATTCTGCAGAGGCAGGGGAAAAGGGTTAATATCAAATATTTTTAG
- the nuoE gene encoding NADH-quinone oxidoreductase subunit NuoE, which translates to MADKEAARHNFTRVNEIIEKHGKDQSKLIPILQEVQKEYRYLPEEILTYIATVMDLSPATVYGVATFYAQFSLDPKGKYVINVCDGTACHVSGSLPVLNAIRKKLNLEDGKFTTDDLMFTVETVSCLGACGLAPVVTINGKVYGKMTPEAIEVIIDELMGRDTDDQE; encoded by the coding sequence ATGGCCGATAAAGAAGCAGCCCGGCATAATTTCACCCGGGTAAATGAAATTATTGAAAAGCATGGTAAGGATCAGAGCAAACTTATACCGATCTTGCAGGAAGTTCAGAAGGAGTACAGATACTTACCGGAGGAAATATTAACCTATATTGCTACTGTAATGGACCTTTCTCCGGCAACAGTTTATGGTGTAGCAACCTTTTATGCCCAGTTTTCCCTTGATCCCAAAGGAAAATATGTAATTAATGTCTGTGATGGTACTGCCTGTCATGTTAGCGGGTCACTACCGGTATTAAATGCTATCAGGAAAAAGCTCAACCTGGAAGATGGTAAGTTTACCACTGATGACCTGATGTTTACTGTGGAAACAGTATCCTGTCTGGGTGCCTGTGGTCTGGCCCCTGTAGTGACAATAAATGGTAAGGTTTATGGAAAAATGACTCCTGAAGCCATTGAGGTAATTATAGATGAACTTATGGGGAGGGATACAGATGATCAAGAGTAA
- a CDS encoding [Fe-Fe] hydrogenase large subunit C-terminal domain-containing protein, whose product MTVLKIKETDCQDCYKCVRFCPVKAIKIKDGHASIIGERCLGDGGCVEICPQKAKEVRQDWPVVKDWLEKGEEIIVSLAPSYLVAYRNKSPQNLVNTLYSLGFKKVEETAIWADYVARAHQELLTMDEKNKNILREKGIFRVKKPVITSSCPGVVKLIDYYYPHLKEHLAPVLSPMMAHGKYLKEQAPERKVVFVGPCAAKKEEATRAGYIDAVLTFTEIQELIKSEGNEVEVKQDITPELATEKGAFFPASGGFYKTAGLKVTEIDNKFLTVTGIEKLQELFSSFEKVQNLELIEAMACEGGCLAGAFFPDSASLWERRQKLLERIEQQERKKIVGEQNLEQNVKLTFMNLNLDNKTNDPEEPDEEDIKKILAKTGKYTEQDELNCGACGYNTCREKARAVYYGWAELEMCLPYMRQRAESLANKFLESVPNGVVVIDSTFTIQEVNPTILEMFNREGVNLIGKTLDELLTDISHFAEVMETQIQKEGKIKHGDRVFEELIFPIEDEDLIVGIFSDITEMEKQRKDLKDLKQETLLNARKVIDKQMRVAQEIAGLLGETTAETKVTLSRLIDIISGEEEKNDG is encoded by the coding sequence ATGACAGTTTTAAAAATTAAGGAGACGGACTGTCAGGACTGTTATAAGTGTGTACGTTTTTGCCCGGTTAAGGCTATCAAGATTAAGGATGGGCATGCATCAATCATAGGTGAACGGTGCCTGGGTGATGGTGGCTGTGTTGAGATTTGCCCCCAGAAAGCAAAAGAAGTTAGACAGGACTGGCCTGTTGTTAAAGACTGGCTGGAAAAGGGAGAAGAGATAATAGTAAGTCTGGCTCCTTCTTATCTGGTTGCTTACCGGAATAAATCTCCTCAAAATTTGGTGAATACACTTTATTCCCTGGGGTTTAAAAAGGTGGAAGAGACCGCTATCTGGGCGGATTATGTTGCCCGGGCTCATCAAGAATTATTAACCATGGATGAGAAAAATAAAAATATATTAAGGGAAAAAGGTATTTTTAGAGTTAAGAAACCTGTTATAACAAGTTCATGTCCAGGGGTTGTTAAGCTAATAGATTATTATTACCCACATCTTAAGGAACATTTGGCCCCGGTTCTGTCACCGATGATGGCCCATGGAAAATATCTAAAGGAACAGGCCCCTGAAAGGAAAGTAGTATTTGTTGGACCCTGTGCGGCCAAAAAAGAGGAAGCCACCAGGGCCGGGTATATTGATGCTGTTTTAACCTTTACTGAAATACAGGAACTTATAAAATCAGAGGGAAATGAGGTAGAAGTAAAGCAAGATATTACCCCGGAACTTGCCACTGAAAAGGGAGCTTTTTTTCCTGCCTCCGGTGGTTTTTATAAAACAGCAGGCCTTAAAGTAACTGAAATTGATAATAAATTTTTAACAGTTACTGGCATAGAGAAACTTCAAGAGCTGTTTTCATCCTTTGAAAAGGTTCAGAACCTGGAATTGATTGAAGCAATGGCCTGTGAAGGTGGCTGTCTGGCCGGGGCTTTTTTTCCGGATTCAGCCAGTCTGTGGGAAAGGCGCCAGAAATTACTGGAGAGGATAGAACAGCAAGAGAGAAAAAAAATAGTTGGAGAACAGAATCTGGAACAAAATGTGAAATTAACTTTTATGAATCTTAACCTTGATAATAAAACTAATGATCCTGAAGAACCAGATGAAGAGGATATTAAAAAAATACTTGCTAAAACCGGGAAATATACAGAACAAGATGAATTAAATTGTGGTGCCTGTGGATATAATACCTGTCGTGAAAAAGCCCGGGCCGTATATTATGGCTGGGCAGAATTAGAGATGTGCTTACCCTATATGCGCCAGCGGGCTGAATCACTGGCCAACAAGTTTCTGGAGTCAGTTCCCAATGGTGTTGTCGTTATCGATTCTACATTTACCATTCAGGAGGTAAATCCGACAATCCTTGAAATGTTTAACCGGGAAGGAGTTAACCTTATCGGAAAAACTCTGGATGAATTGCTTACAGATATATCTCATTTTGCTGAAGTTATGGAAACCCAAATCCAGAAAGAAGGGAAAATTAAGCATGGTGACAGGGTTTTTGAAGAGCTTATCTTTCCAATTGAAGATGAGGACTTAATTGTAGGTATTTTCAGTGATATAACAGAGATGGAAAAACAGAGAAAAGACCTTAAGGATCTGAAACAGGAAACCCTGTTAAATGCTCGGAAAGTTATAGATAAACAGATGAGGGTAGCCCAGGAGATTGCCGGGCTTTTAGGTGAAACTACAGCCGAAACCAAGGTAACCCTGTCCCGACTGATTGATATTATCAGTGGGGAGGAAGAAAAAAATGATGGTTGA
- a CDS encoding type II toxin-antitoxin system PemK/MazF family toxin: MNVTRGDVFYADLNPVVGSEQGGVRPVLIIQNDIGNKYSPTVIVAAITSKINKAKLPTHVEIAASESNLEKDSVILLEQIRTIDKKRLQRHVTHLDNGIIEKVDEAIEISLGLIEL, translated from the coding sequence GTGAATGTTACCAGAGGAGATGTTTTTTATGCTGACTTAAACCCGGTAGTGGGGTCAGAGCAGGGTGGTGTGAGGCCGGTTCTTATCATTCAGAATGATATCGGTAATAAGTATAGCCCGACAGTAATTGTTGCTGCTATTACTTCAAAAATAAATAAGGCTAAATTACCCACTCATGTGGAAATCGCTGCAAGTGAAAGTAACCTTGAGAAAGATTCGGTTATTCTTTTAGAGCAGATAAGAACCATAGATAAAAAACGGCTCCAGCGCCATGTAACCCACCTGGATAATGGTATAATCGAAAAGGTTGATGAGGCTATTGAAATTAGCCTGGGATTAATAGAACTTTAA
- a CDS encoding amidohydrolase: MLALVKGKVLTMAGKRYEEGLVIIDKGKIREVGPYRKPPADVEVIDVSGKVVMPGLIDAHTHLGIGEDGLGWEGRDYNEMTDPITPHLRAIDAINPEDDGFATARKNGVTTVMTGPGSANVLGGESVAVKTMGKTVDEMIIKNPVGIKAAFGENPKRVYHNQKKSPSTRMAVAALMREAFMEAQDYLKSKEEKISKNKAFKRNLKMESLARVIKGEIPLKAHAHRADDIMTILRIAREFNIKVTLEHCTEGHKIAEEIVRSGVPAIVGPTLTGKTKVELKNRTFETPGILSKAGVKVALMSDHPVIPVENLTVYAALAVKSGMNREEALKAITINPAEILGIDDRVGSLEPGKDADLVVFDRDPLDIMSKVEMVFINGDRVMDLK; this comes from the coding sequence ATGCTAGCACTCGTTAAAGGTAAGGTCCTGACAATGGCCGGGAAAAGATATGAAGAAGGTCTTGTTATTATTGATAAAGGGAAGATCAGGGAAGTTGGTCCCTACCGCAAGCCGCCAGCAGATGTAGAGGTAATCGATGTTAGTGGTAAGGTGGTAATGCCGGGGTTAATAGATGCCCATACCCACCTGGGTATTGGTGAAGACGGGCTCGGCTGGGAAGGCCGGGATTATAATGAAATGACTGATCCCATCACTCCACACCTCAGGGCCATAGATGCTATAAACCCGGAAGATGATGGTTTTGCCACAGCGCGCAAAAACGGGGTAACCACGGTTATGACCGGCCCCGGGAGTGCTAATGTTCTTGGCGGTGAGAGTGTTGCGGTAAAAACCATGGGTAAAACAGTGGATGAAATGATTATAAAAAACCCGGTTGGGATAAAAGCAGCCTTTGGTGAGAATCCCAAGAGGGTTTATCATAACCAGAAAAAATCTCCCAGTACCAGGATGGCGGTGGCAGCTTTAATGAGGGAGGCCTTTATGGAAGCCCAGGATTATCTTAAATCTAAAGAAGAGAAAATCAGCAAAAATAAGGCCTTTAAACGTAATCTAAAGATGGAAAGTCTGGCCAGGGTAATAAAGGGGGAAATACCTTTAAAGGCCCATGCCCACCGGGCTGATGATATAATGACTATTTTGCGTATTGCCCGGGAATTTAATATTAAGGTCACTCTGGAGCACTGTACCGAAGGTCATAAAATAGCAGAGGAAATTGTCCGGTCCGGTGTTCCTGCAATTGTGGGGCCAACCCTGACAGGAAAGACCAAAGTAGAGTTAAAGAATCGAACTTTTGAGACTCCCGGTATATTAAGCAAAGCTGGGGTTAAAGTAGCTTTAATGAGTGATCATCCCGTTATACCGGTAGAAAATTTGACTGTTTATGCTGCCCTGGCCGTGAAGTCAGGTATGAATAGGGAAGAGGCCCTTAAAGCTATTACTATAAATCCTGCTGAAATACTGGGGATAGATGATAGAGTTGGTAGTCTTGAGCCTGGTAAAGATGCTGATTTGGTTGTTTTTGACAGGGATCCCCTTGATATTATGAGTAAGGTAGAAATGGTCTTTATCAACGGAGACAGGGTAATGGATTTAAAATAA